In Aspergillus fumigatus Af293 chromosome 6, whole genome shotgun sequence, the genomic window CGCCAAATCATCACGGCAGCAGCCCCGGCGCAAACCACTGCTCCAAGTGCTATACCCCAGGCCATCCATTTCCCCTCCACGTCCTCCTCACTCCGGGGAAAAGCAGTGCTGGGCTCCATTGCAGCCTCTGCAATGTGTACAAACACCTCTTGGATGGAACTCCAAGTAGCGCTGACATGGAGCGGTGGACTCGGCATATTCAACATGGCCGTGTACTCGTGGGGCTGATGCTCAGCCCGTTGTGTGGTACGATCCAGATCGGCCTTAAGCGCAATAAAAACACTCGGGAGCTCTTCAAGGTGCGGATACTTGGACCGGAGCTGGGGAATATAGGCAAAGGAGTCCGGGTCTGAGGAATCATACGTGTATACAATGACGTCGCACTGATCCAGAagctttgcctggttttCAAGAATGGCGGGCTCCAGTTCTCCTAGCTCATCCAAAATCAAGTAGCATTGTTTCCCCCCGGGGAGCTCGACCGTGTTCACAGCAGTCCGGGGCTGGATAGTCGGTCGATAAGTGTGGCTGAAGCCGCGCGCGAGGAAGGCGTCGAGAAGCGCTGATTTGCCCGATCCTGGAGCCCCAAGCACGTGTCCCAAGACGACGTTACGACCCACACGTCCAGGGCGCTTTCGTTTCTTTCGTGGCCGCGTGACTTTCAAGGCAGCCGTTGTAGAGGGATTACTCCTATCGGACGACTCAAAGCCGAGATAAGCCAGATACTCCAGAGTCGTCTTAGGTGATTGGAACGTTGTCATACTCCATTGAGCAAGCCAGCCTTGAAGAGTGACGTGACCGGCCTCATTCCGGACTgtggaggaaggaaatgAGCCGTCCGCCCAAGAAGCTGGGAGACCGGGAGTAGGGGCGAACAAGGACGCCAATTCGGCGTCATTCAAGCCACCATCATTGTCTTTGTCTGACAgcaggaagagattgacaaAAAACCGATATCCTTCCGGGGACAGCTCAGCAGATGCAAAGGGTGGTACTTCGAATCGGGGATGAAGGAAGCTCTCTTGCAGTGAAAGATTGTCGGTGTATTGGAATGCTCGTAGAATAATCCAGACGGTCTCGTGGCGTCCCTTTTCTGCGTACATCTTGTTCAAATGGATGAATCCTCGGCAGTCAATGCCAAACGGGGTCACAGAGTCCGGGTGTGTTTTCTGGATTGTCTCCTTGATGTGGACAAGGTCCTCCTTGCTTAAAGGCTTATCAAAGCATCTCATCTGAAAGTCTTCGATTTCTTTATCCGAAAGATACCCATCTCGATCCTTGTCGCTCAGGTAGAAAATGCGTTGTAAGGCCGCGACCGCTGCTGGCTTCAGAGCGGACTCCTTCGAATCGAACAGCGGGGCGATCGGGTGGGTGACGGCTTTTTgacaaaggaagaaagcCTCGTTCACATTGCGATGTTCGCGTGCGCTGGTACGTATGCAGGAATCGATTTCCTTGAACTCCGCCATCACCGGTAGCATTTCCTCCTCGATGACTTGGGCTTCGGTATGATCGGCAGCTAAGTCCGACTTGTTGGCGCATAATACAACCGGCACGTTAACCCCCAGAGATCGAAAGTACGGCAACCAGAATAGAGCAACTCTTTCATAGCTGTAATGATCAGAATAGACCAACAAAATTACGTTCGACTTTCTGATTTCCCGGGCCAGGTTGCTCCGCTCCTGCGGTAAAGCGGATGTGTCCACCACCGTGGTGGTCGTGACATTCTCAGGCGTTCCGATCGTGGGAGGAATGGTGATTTGAGGTAGGACGGGTTGGATCTTGTTCGTCACGAAGACACCCTTCACGAGAGAGGTAATGAGACTGGACTTGCCAGTGCCCTCATCCCCGCAGACGCAGATGCGCACTAGGTTATGTCATGTCAATCTCATATCCATTAACAAAAACAATCAAGGACTGGTCGAACCTGTAGCCATTGGTACTGGTTACGTTcttctatctcaaaccaTTGTCGGAATGTTCCATCAGTCCACCAAGATGGTTGCTGGGACACTGGCGCAGGTTCAACAGACACGGAATCATGGTTGGAACCTTAAAAGTTTACTTCAGAACTATTGCTGATCCCCGGAGTTTCGGGCGGTGGCAGTGCCGTCTTTGCAGCCTCAGGTTTCCACATATGCGCCATGTGACACTGAGAAGAGTGCGATATCCCGTACTAGAAGTGAGTTTGGACGGCGAAGGTTGGATCAAAATCTTCGATCAAGGTTCACAAAACAGTAAACCATCCTTCGGTACTGATACTCACCTATGGTTGTATTGAGCTTGTATGGTAGACCATCACAAAACGGACTCAGCCACTCGTGCCAGAAGAGCTATAATGCCGGGGCCGCCGCTGGCGGAACTGACTAGATAGTGCGGAGTACCTCTAGAAGTGTCCTGACCTGCTTTGCTGTCCATCGCCTGAAAGACTCTGTGCCTTGTTCGAGTGCAAAGCAGAAACTGTAATATCAAAACCTGAGACTGCTTTTATTTATTTGACTGCCGAAGTTAACCCACCAACTTGTTGATCAATATTTGGGTATCTGAAGGTTGTGCTGGCTATCCTAGGTAGTATTAGACTGGATCAGCCGTCTTCTGTTGCACCTCCGGGCGACCCATCTGGGCGAACGAACTCCACGTTGTGCAGCATCCTACGATCACAACTTTATATGTTTTTCGTATCACTCCCTGACTTTCACTCCCCTCAACTCACTGATTTTACGATCCGACGAGCATAGCCAAAATGCCTCTTGGAATTCACAACCCACTGCCATCATCGTTATCAAGTACGTATCAAAATTGCTTACGTCTCAATCCCCCGCAGTTGGGTTTCCGCAGTCGGTGAGTGCCTGGCTGATCATTGTTCATTCTCAACAGGCGAATGTAAGAAAGCGGGCAAGATACTTGCATCTTTTATCGATCCTAGACAAGCCTTTGGTCCTGATAAGATTATTCCTCCAGAGATCCTCGCCGGTGCGAAGGTAAGTTAGAGAACAAAAGTCTCATCTGAACTGCGCTTTCGCCCAGCTAATTGCTCGGTCGATAGGGTCTCGCTATTCTTACTGTCCTGAAAGCTGGCTTTCTCGGTTCTGCTCGGTTTGGCTCAGGGATTGTCGTCGCTCGTTTGGCCGATGGCACATGGTCCGCACCTTCGGCTATTGCGACCGCCGGTGCCGGGTTTGGAGGACAAATTGGATTTGAATTGACGGATTTTGTGTTCATTTTGAatgatgcagcagcagtgaGGACATTTTCACAGGTTGGAACTTTGACCCTGGGTGGAAACGTGTCAATTGCCGCAGGGCCGGTGGGAAGAAATGCCGAAGCTGCGGGCGCAGCAAGTACCAAGGGCGTGGCAGCGGTGTTCTCGTACTCGAAAACAAAAGGTCTATTTGCCGGAGTCAGCTTGGAAGGAAGCATGCTGGTCGAACGGAAGGACGCCAACGAGAAGATGTATAACAGTCGAGTCTCAGCACGTCAACTCCTTAGCGGTACTATCAGACCTCCGCCCGCT contains:
- the gem1 gene encoding ERMES complex Ca(2+)-binding regulatory GTPase GEM1 is translated as MATVRICVCGDEGTGKSSLITSLVKGVFVTNKIQPVLPQITIPPTIGTPENVTTTTVVDTSALPQERSNLAREIRKSNVILLVYSDHYSYERVALFWLPYFRSLGVNVPVVLCANKSDLAADHTEAQVIEEEMLPVMAEFKEIDSCIRTSAREHRNVNEAFFLCQKAVTHPIAPLFDSKESALKPAAVAALQRIFYLSDKDRDGYLSDKEIEDFQMRCFDKPLSKEDLVHIKETIQKTHPDSVTPFGIDCRGFIHLNKMYAEKGRHETVWIILRAFQYTDNLSLQESFLHPRFEVPPFASAELSPEGYRFFVNLFLLSDKDNDGGLNDAELASLFAPTPGLPASWADGSFPSSTVRNEAGHVTLQGWLAQWSMTTFQSPKTTLEYLAYLGFESSDRSNPSTTAALKVTRPRKKRKRPGRVGRNVVLGHVLGAPGSGKSALLDAFLARGFSHTYRPTIQPRTAVNTVELPGGKQCYLILDELGELEPAILENQAKLLDQCDVIVYTYDSSDPDSFAYIPQLRSKYPHLEELPSVFIALKADLDRTTQRAEHQPHEYTAMLNMPSPPLHVSATWSSIQEVFVHIAEAAMEPSTAFPRSEEDVEGKWMAWGIALGAVVCAGAAAVMIWRRVSGSG
- a CDS encoding SYLF and SH3 domain-containing protein; the protein is MPLGIHNPLPSSLSSECKKAGKILASFIDPRQAFGPDKIIPPEILAGAKGLAILTVLKAGFLGSARFGSGIVVARLADGTWSAPSAIATAGAGFGGQIGFELTDFVFILNDAAAVRTFSQVGTLTLGGNVSIAAGPVGRNAEAAGAASTKGVAAVFSYSKTKGLFAGVSLEGSMLVERKDANEKMYNSRVSARQLLSGTIRPPPAADPLLRVLNSRAFYGNGRYGDTMYNDIPIYDDRHDDVVWEGRRGEAYGEGQRRDRGGFNGTDDYEYRDRPRASTWADDVYDRPPAGLGRSSTMGHADAFDRYGGRSRSNTAPFDEDYVYSDRKPSRPTAPKPVFGQRTGQSAPLRADQAVALYTFDADQEGDLGFKKGDIITILKRTDKAEDWWTGRIGDRVGIFPSNYVDAA